A window of Actinobacillus suis ATCC 33415 contains these coding sequences:
- a CDS encoding aromatic amino acid transport family protein codes for MQNKTFGSTLIVAGTTIGAGMLAMPLTSAGIGFGWTVALLIALWLLLSFSALLFVELYQNVESDAGIGTLAEKYYGNFGRIVSTAVLVIFLYAILSAYVSGGSSLLAGIMPTINDAETTKRIAGVIFTLVFGAFVVIGTTSVDVINRILFLTKIGAFLLVLALLLPNISVSNLLEMPIDNALLISATPVFFTAFGFHGSIPSLNKYLGGNVKALRISILVGTAIPLIAYVLWQLATHGLLNQTAFLQLIEKDPTLNGLAEAIQQITGSSVIGGAVKLFSALALITSFLGVALGLFECLEDLFKRVHINTPRISLGALTFIPPMLFAFFYPEGFIAALGYAGQMFAFYALVLPIAMVWKFRKLYPDAKYKVFGGNVALLIALLLAIFIINVPFIIEAGYLPRVIG; via the coding sequence ATGCAAAACAAAACTTTTGGCAGTACATTAATTGTTGCGGGGACGACAATTGGTGCAGGAATGCTGGCAATGCCTCTCACTTCAGCAGGAATTGGTTTCGGCTGGACGGTTGCATTGCTTATCGCACTTTGGTTATTACTTTCTTTTAGTGCTTTGCTGTTTGTTGAACTTTATCAAAACGTGGAAAGTGATGCGGGCATTGGCACTTTAGCCGAAAAATATTATGGAAATTTCGGCCGTATCGTTTCTACTGCTGTATTAGTGATTTTTTTATATGCGATTCTTTCCGCTTATGTTTCTGGTGGTAGTTCATTATTGGCTGGTATCATGCCAACCATCAATGATGCTGAAACAACCAAAAGAATTGCGGGTGTTATTTTTACCCTTGTATTTGGTGCTTTTGTTGTTATTGGCACTACAAGTGTAGATGTGATTAACCGTATTTTATTCTTAACGAAAATCGGTGCATTTTTATTAGTATTAGCGCTGTTATTACCGAATATCTCGGTAAGCAATTTGCTTGAGATGCCGATTGATAATGCATTATTAATTTCTGCAACACCGGTCTTCTTTACGGCTTTCGGTTTCCACGGTTCAATTCCTAGCTTAAATAAATATTTAGGCGGTAATGTAAAAGCGTTACGTATTTCAATTTTAGTCGGTACGGCGATCCCATTAATTGCTTATGTGTTATGGCAACTTGCAACACACGGTTTGTTAAATCAAACCGCATTTTTACAGTTAATTGAGAAAGATCCGACTTTAAATGGCTTAGCGGAAGCGATTCAGCAAATTACCGGTAGCTCGGTAATTGGCGGCGCAGTGAAATTATTCTCAGCATTAGCTTTAATTACATCATTCTTAGGTGTGGCATTGGGTTTATTTGAGTGTTTAGAGGATTTATTTAAACGAGTACATATCAACACACCTCGCATTTCTCTTGGCGCATTAACCTTTATTCCACCAATGCTATTCGCCTTTTTCTATCCGGAAGGTTTTATTGCCGCACTGGGGTACGCAGGACAAATGTTTGCTTTCTATGCGTTAGTTTTACCGATTGCGATGGTATGGAAATTCCGAAAATTGTATCCGGATGCTAAATACAAAGTATTTGGTGGCAATGTGGCATTATTGATTGCATTATTATTAGCAATATTTATCATTAATGTGCCATTTATTATTGAAGCCGGTTATTTACCGAGAGTAATTGGCTAA